The following is a genomic window from Polaribacter atrinae.
AGGATAAAAAAACGTTTGCTTCTAATTTTAAAGTGATAGAGCAAGAGTCTAATAAGTTAAAAGCACGTAGAGTTTTACAAAGAGTAGGAGAGAATACGTTGGTAATTAATCCGCCGTTTCCTACCATGACAGAAAAGGAAATTGATGGTTCTTTCGATTTGCCTTTTACACGTTTACCACATCCAAAATATAACAAACGTGGACCAATACCTGCGTTTGAAATGATAAAATTTTCTATCAACATTCACAGAGGATGTTTTGGAGGTTGTAGTTTTTGTACAATTTCTGCGCATCAAGGAAAGTTTATAGCAAGTAGAAGTCAGGAGTCTGTTTTAAGAGAAATTGATAAAGTGGCAAATATGCCAGACTTTAAAGGGTATTTATCTGATATTGGTGGGCCTTCTGCCAACATGTATCAGATGAAAGGAAAGGTACAGTCTATTTGCGACAAGTGTGTGGCACCTAGTTGTATATCGCCTGTAATTTGTTCTAATTTAGATACGTCTCATAAACCTTTAACGGAACTATACCAAGCAGTTGATAAACATCCGAAGATTAAAAAATCTTTTATTGGAAGTGGAATTAGACATGATATGTTGGTGCCGGAATTCAATAAAAACGCAGATCCAAAGGAATTAGATGCGTATACCGAAGAGGTAATGACAAAGCACGTTTCTGGACGATTAAAAGTTGCACCAGAACATACATCTGATCCTGTTTTAAAGTTGATGCGTAAGCCTTCTTTTAAATATTTTCATATGTTTAAAGAGCGTTTCGATAAAATAAATATTAAGAAGAAATTGAACTTACAATTGATTCCGTATTTTATTTCTAGTCACCCAGCAAGTGAGGTAGAAGATATGGCAAATTTAGCTGCAGAAACCAAAGATATGGGCTTTCAGTTAGAACAAGTGCAAGGTTTTACACCAACCCCTATGACGGTTGCAACAGTTATTTATTATTCAGGATATCATCCTTATACTTTAAAACCAACCAAAACACCTAAGACTAAAAAGGAGCGTGAAGACCAACATAAATTTTTCTTTTGGTATAAGAAAGAGAATAAAGATTGGATTAAAAACACTTTGAATAAAGTTGGAAGACAAGATTTATTACAGAAATTATTGCCTGAAAATAATTCTTGGAAAAAGAACAAAAATGCAAAAGAGGTAAAGAATACTTTTGATGATGCAGTGCCTGTTCCTTTTAATAAGAGAAAGAAAAAAGTAAGTAGAGCGCCTAAAAGAAGAAGGTAATTCTTTAGGTTTTTACAAATTGATACATAAAAAAAGGTCTGGTTTAATTAAAACCAGACCTTTTTTTGTGATCACTAAAGCATAACTATAAAAGTTTAGACACTATCCTAAAAAGTGTGTAAGTTCAAAATTTCAGGGTTAGGTTATTTATAACTTAATCCTGTTTTCAAATATAGCTAAAAATTGATTTAGTATCACTCCCCAATTTCTGATTGGCATGGTCCATTTTTTAGTGCTTTCTCTCAAAGCTAAAAACACGGATTTCATAACTGCTTCATCGGTTGGAAACGAGAGTTTGTTTTTTGTGTATTTCCGTATCTTTCCATTTAGGTTTTCTATAAGATTTGTGGTGTAGATTATGGTTCTTATTTCAATAGGAAAATCAAAGAATACTGTAAGCTCATCCCAATTATTTTCCCAACTTTTAATGGCGTAAGAATATTTAGAATCCCATTTAGTTTTGAAGTCATTTAAAGCAGCTTTGGCAGCTTCTTTTGTAGGAGCAGTATAGATTTGCTTCATGTCACGAGTAAATTCCTTTTTGTCCTTCCAGACCACGTAACGACACGAATTTCTTATTTGATGCACAACACAAATTTGAGTCGTTGATTTCGGAAAAATAGTTTTAATAGTATCCGTAAATCCATTTAAATTATCGGTAGCTGTGATAAGTATATCTTGAGTTCCTCGAGCTTTAATATCGGTTAAAACACTCATCCAAAAGGCTGAAGATTCATTTTTACCTAACCATAATCCTAGGACTTCCTTTTTGCCATCTGTTCTCAGGCCTACTGCAATATAAATAGTCTTGTTTATGACTTTAGAGTTTTCCCTAACTTTAAATACGATGCCATCCATCCAAACAATTAGGTAAGTGGCCTCCAAAGGCCTGTTCCGCCAAGCAATAACATCTTCTGTAATCTTATCTGTAATCCTTGAAATAGTGGATGTAGAAATATTAAAATCGTACAGCTCACGTATTTGTTCTTCAATATCACTGTTACTCATGCCTTTGGCATAAAGCGATATAATAATATTTTCGATGCCTTCTGTTGTACTTTCTCTTTTCTTTACAATTAAAGGATTAAAAGAACTATCACGGTCTCGAGGAACTTGAATCTCTGTTTCTCCTAAAACGGATTTTAATTTCTTTTTAGTGTAACCATTTCGAAGGTTGGCTGCTTTACTTTTTTTGTGCTTATCGTAGTCTAAATGGGCATCTAGTTCCCCTTCTAGTAACTTCTCAATACCACGTTTGTGCAACTGTTCTAAAAAGGATGTTAGCTCTGGTGCATTCTTGAATTGTTTTAAAAAGTCTTCGTTTAATAAATCTTCTGGTTTCATAAGTGTGTAAAAGTTAAAATTAATGAATAAAAAAATCTCAGATTAATATTTAACCTGAGATTTTAAAACTTACACAGTTTATGAGATACTGCCAAAGTTTATGATTTTTTAAAATTCTTTTCAGCTTTTGTTACATTCTTTTTTAGCTTTTCTATTTTACTTAACCACTTTTTGTTATCGTTAGGAGATAAATCACCATTCTTTTTAAGTTTATTGTATTTTTTAATACCACTTTTTAATTTATCGTTTGCTTTGCTTAATTTTTTCTGAGCTTTTACTTTGCTTTTTAAAGCCTTTTCAGCTTTTTTTACTTTCTTTTCAGCTGCCTTTTTTTCTTTTTCGGCTTTTTTGGCCGCTTTTATTTTTTCTTCATTTATAGTATGAATAGCAAAAATTTCATTGACCATTTCTGGTTTTAAGGTTTGAGTAACGTCTACCTTATCTAAATAAATTGATTTCTTTTTGATAGTATAAGTTTTGTCTTTATATACTACGTCTTGTGCATAAGAAATAGTTACTAAAAAAATGAATATTATAGTGAATAAGAATTGTATTTTTTTCATAATTATATGTTTAATGTTGCTATTTATTAGACACATAAAATTATAAAAAGTAACATAAAAACATAAAGATAATTTTAATACAGGTAATATTTTTTCTAATTTTACTGAAAATTAGTTTGTTATAAATAATAGGCGGTTACAACAAGAGAAGCGTGTTTTATTTCTATTTTTTTAATAAAAGAAAGTATAACGTATCTAAAAAAGAAGAAATTCACCTAAAATACTTCATGAAACTTATGTTTTAAAATAAATGCAGTATTTTTACTGTTCAAATAGAGTGAATTACAAAAAATATTTAAAATTGATGAAGAAAAAAGTATTTGTATCAGGTTGTTTTGATATGTTACATAGTGGGCATATTGCATTTTTTAAAGAAGCTTCTACATATGGAGATTTATATGTAGGTATTGGTTCTGATGCTACTGTGTCTGAGTTAAAAGGGCGTCATACTATAAATTCTGAACAAGAAAGAATTTATATGATTAACGCCATTAAATATGTAAAAAATGCTTTTGTGAATTCTGGTTCAGGAATGTTAGATTTTAAAGAAGATTTAGAAGCGTTAAAACCAGATTATTTTATTGTAAATGAAGATGGTTTTTCTCCTGCAAAAGAAGAATTGTGTAATGAGTTAAATATCGAGTTAAAAAACTTGAAAAGAATTCCGGATGCAGGTCTTCCTGAAAGATCTACTACTTCTTTAAGAACGGGAGGCAATTGTAGTTTACCATATAGAATAGATCTTGGAGGTACTTGGATAGATCAACCTTATGTTTCTAAATACCATCCAGGTTGGGCAATTACACTTTCTTTAGAACCAATTATTGAGTATAATGAACGTTGCGGAATGTCTACTTCTACTAGAAATGCTGCAAAAAAAATATGGCCTCATTATTTACCGTTAGAGAAGCCACAAAAATTAGCTGAAATACTTTTTAAGTTTGAAAATACACCTGGTTCTACTATGGTTTCTGGTGCTCAAGATGCAATAGGTATTTGTATGCCAGGTCTTGTTAGACATTATTATAGTGATGGTTATTGGCCAACAAAATTTGAATCTGTACATGACGAATCTGTATTGGGTTGGTTAGAAGACCATATTCAGATGGTTCTTTTATGGCCTAGAGAACAAGGTTTAGATTTGTTAGGAGAAACATATATTACAGAAGAGAATGTAAAATCTTTAGCAGATGCTTCTGAAGAAGTTTGGGAAGCGATTCAAAATAAAGATTTAGAGACATTTTCTGAAGCTTTTTTGAAGTCATTTGATGCACAAGTAAAAATGTTTCCTGCAATGGTTGATGACAAGATTCTTAAAGAAATTGAAAAATATAAAGAAAAAGCACTTGCCTGGAAACTAGCAGGAGCTGGAGGTGCAGGGTATTTAATTTTAGTTTCTGACAAGCCTATTGAAGGAGCGATGAAAATTAAAGTAAGAAGAAAAGAAGCTTTATAGTTTTTACAAAAAAAGATATTAAAGTTTTTCATCCTTTTATGAAAGGATGAAAAACTTTTTTTTATTTTTAAAATACCTGAATTAAAAACTTAGTTGCTCTTTAAATAAATAAGATTGTCTTCTAGAAATTTCTATTTCTTCCCCAGAATTCATTTCTATTTTTAACTTTCCGTTAAACCAAGAGACTACTTTTTTAACATGATTAATGTTGATGATTTGTTGTCTGTTGGCTCTAAAAAAGACTTCTGTTGGTAGTTTTTCTTCTACTTGTGCTAGATATTTATAAATTAATGGTTTTTTCTGATCAAAGAAGACACGCGTGTAATTGCCTACAATTTCAAATAACGAAATATCTTTTAATTTTACCAACCAACAATTTTCACCGTCTTTAATAAAAATTTGTTTGTCTAAACTTAACGCATTTTCATTTTTAATGATGGATGTTTCGTTGTTGTTCATACTTTCAATTACCTTCTCAATACTCTTAGAAAAACGTTTTTGATTAATTGGTTTTAATAAATAGTCAAAAGCATTGTATTCAAAAGACTTAATAGCATATTCGTCAAAAGCAGTGGTGAAAATTGTGATAGGAACTTCATCTAACATTTCCAAAAGCTCGAATCCATCTTTTTCGGGCATGTTAATATCTAAAAATAATAAGTCTGGTTTTGTGTTATTTATCAAAACAAAGGCATCATCTACATTTTCTGCTTCTCCTAATATTTCAATTTCTTTATGAGCTTTAATTAATTCTTTTAATTCATTACGAGCTAAACGAGAATCTTCAACAATAACTGCTTTTAATTTCATCATACTAGTGGAATTTTAATAGTTGCAATTACATGGTTTTCTATTTCTGCTAATTTAAAATTAGCAGCTTCACCATACTGTAATTTAAGTCTGTTTTTAATGTTTTTGATACCTAATTGAGTTCCTTTTACGTTTTTTTGTAGTGTTCCAGAATTTGTTAATTTTATTTGCAATTGATTATTTTCTATAGAAGTTGATAAAATTACTGAACCTCCTTGTTTTAGATTCGAAATTCCATGTTTAAGCGCGTTTTTAACCAACATTTGAATCATCATTGGTGGAATTTGTTTGTTTAAAGAATCCGGATCAATATGAGTTTCGAAATGCAAACGATTTTCAAATTGAATTTTAGAAATTTCTATATAATTTTCTACCATTTCTAATTCGTCTTCTAGAGAAATTGAATTTAAGGCGCTTTTTGTAAGAGAATAACGTAAAGTTTCAGATAAACTAGTGAGCATATTCCTTGCTTTATGAACATCTTCTAACATCAATCCACGTATATTATTTAGGCTGTTAAACATAAAATGCGGGTGTTGATTTGTCCTTTTAATGTATTTAATTGATACTCTTTTAGAGTGGCTTTTAATTGTAGTTGTTTAATTTGGACTGTTTTTAATTGATGATAAATTTTGATGGTTAAAAAAACAAAAAGCCAGATTACAAATAAGGTAGAAAAATAAAAAACATTATATATTTTACCTTCAAAGGTCATTTCTGAATCTGTATCATAATTAGTGCATTGTTTAACAATGTCTAACATTGGCCAAATAAACAAAGAATATAAAGCTTGTACAATCAAGAAAATTATTAAAATTTTCCATGTGATTTTTTTCCAATAGTTATTAAAGTTTATTTTTTTATCAATATAAAAAGAGATTAAAAACGTAAATACAAAAGCAAGTACCGCACATGTAACAGTTTCTAACCAATAGTACAAAACACGTTCAGAAGCTAACACATTGTCTGAAAGAAATAATTTTGGGCCAGCTAAAGTAGCTGTAAATAAAAGCAACCATCCAAGGAGATTGAATAGTATATAAAATCTTTTTAAAGATAAATTCATGTAATAGGTATGTTGGTTTTCTGATTTACAGTTTAAAAATTTAAAATTATTTTATCACAAGAATATTTGAAAAACGAATTCAACTGTTTTTTCAACTATTTCTATTGCTGCTTTTACAATTATAATCATAATTTATTATTTTTTGTATGATGATGTAAATGTAAGTGAGTAAACTACTTTTAAATTTGATAATATGATAAGCGGTAATTTGAATATGAGCAACGGAAAGTATATATATTGCATAATCACAGCTTTTAATCTATGCAATTATACTTTTAGTTTTATTAGATGCTAATTGGAATAGTAGTTTGTAAGGTTTTGATATTTAGAATTATAGGTTTTTAAACTCTATGCTTTCCTCTTGGGCCATCTCCTTTATATAATACAATTTCTGAATGTAATAGTTGTGCAGCATCTGCAGAACTTTTTACTTTAGAAGTACTACGTGCTAACATTTCCGATTCAAATTTTACTAACACACTTTTTCGGATTCCAATTTCTTTCCATTTAGATAATGGTTTACAACCTTTTGTAATGCCACGAGCAAGCGCTAAAGCATCTAACAAAGCTTGGTTTGCTCCTTGTCCTTTAAACGGACTCATTGGGTGTGCTGCGTCTCCTATTAAAGTCACTTTGGTTCCTTTTTCTAATAATTTAGGATTTAATAGTTCTCTGTCGTATACAGGGTAACCTGATATCTGCTCTTCATTGGTTGCCGATACTATTTGAGGAATAGGGCTGTGCCATTGAGTTCTTCGAGATGCTTCTTTTTTCAAAGATTTTGCTCCTTTAGTATTTAGATCTTTTGCCTCTTTTTCAGATATAGGAAAGCTAAGTTGCCACATTATGGAATCTGAATCATAAGGCATCATGTAAATTCTTTCATTGCCGTTTGCGGTTTGAAATACGGTGGCAGAATCTAGTAAAGAACTTTCTATATCTTTTAAGTTGTTTAGAGGACAAATACCTAATACAACCATACAGTTTAAGTAGCGTAGGGGAGAAGCGTCATCACCTATTAATCGTTTTCTTACGGTACTTCTAATCCCGTCTGCTCCAACAATTAGGTCTGCCTTTTCTTCTATAATATTATTGTCTACTTTAAAATTTAGATGAATATCTCCGTCCTCTGATTCTTTGTAATTCAAAAGTTGATGTCCCCATTTTACAATATTATTGTTACCGAGTTGTTCTAATAAAGCTAAACGTAAAGACTGTCTTGCAATGTGAATATTTGTTCGCTTGGGTGATGATTTTGTTTCTGACCGTCCCCATTTTCTAATTCCCCATTCTCCAATTATTTCTCCTTCAGTAGTATGCACCACGTGTCTGGTAGAAGTGATTCCTTCTTTTAGATTTAGAATACCCAAACTTGCCATTGCTTTGCTTGCTTGTTGTAAAGTAAGTCCGTACCCCTGAGATCTAGTGTTAAAACTAATGTCTCGTTCATAGAGGGTAAAAGGGATGCCACGATGTAAACAGGCTATCGCTAATGCAACTCCTCCAATTCCGCCACCAATAATGGCTACATCTGGGTAGTTCTCTTTGTTTACACTCGGAAAGTTATTAGCTTCAATAAGTCCTGTTCCTTTGCATTTAACACAGATGTGTAATGGTCCTTTAGGTAAAACAGGAGCAGTTGTTTCTCTATTAGATTTTTCAAATTGTTCTAATGATTTTTTATAATGAAGTCTTACTTTTTTAGGAAGACTTTTCCTTTTTTTACCTGTGCCTTTACAGTTTTTACAAACTCCCCAATAAACCTTTTTATCTTTCACTTCAGTTATTTTAATCAGTTTTTGGTTTTTAACAAATTGGAATTAGTTAACTGATTTTTGCTTTTTTAAAGGAAATCATTTTAATATTAACATTAAACCTATGGCTGATAAAACTCCTGATATTGTACTAATAATGTTGCTTTCTTCAAAAAAAATAACCTGTAACAATCCCAATGATTATAATTATGATTCCAATTATTTGTAATTTATTTACTTTCATAATGATAACAATAATAATAATAATAATAAATTATTTTTTTACCGCAATCATCATGTGTGGACTAAAAGGTAATAAGTACTCATCATTTTGTGTGAGGTTTTGCAAAGCCTTTAATGTTTTAGATTTTTTCTTATCCAGCATATTTGCAAAATATTCATTGTCTAACCAAATCATTCCTTCAACAGCAAAAAGATTTATAAAGTTGAGGTTTTGTTCTAAAAACTCTGCTTTTAATCCTTCTGGTTTGTGGTAAAAAGCATCTGCTAATAAAAAAGGAAAATCTTTTGGAGCATCATGAACACCTGTTGTTAATTCTTCTTTACACATATTAAAAAAAGAGTTGGCATGGATCATTCCATTCATTAGCCCCACAACTGTAGATGCTGTTGCGTTAATTGCAAACCCTAAAATAATTCCACCTTTTTTAACCACTCTTTTTGCTTCAAGAATGGCTGCAATTCTATCTTCTCTTTTTTGCAAATGATACAATGGACCGTGTAAAATTACCAAATCTGCAACATTGTCTTCAAAAGGTAATTTTTTAGCTTCACCAATAGCAACAGAAAAAGGGTTTTTTAATTTTTTGGCTCTGTTTTCTGCCAGTTTTATGTGTTTTAAAACAGGTTCTATTAAGTGAACGGTATGGTTGTTCTTAGCCAACCATTCAGAATATTTACCTGTACCACCACCAACATCAATAATTCTAGATTTTGGGTTAGAAATATGTAATTGTATGAGCTCTTTTATACGTTCAAATTCAAAAATTCCCATTCCTTTTTCTAGTCTGGTTTCTTCTGATGCTTTGTTGTAAAAATTGTCTAATTTTTTACTGATAAGAGTTTTATTTTTCACCTTGGATGTTTAAAAGATAAAAGTAAATAATTATAAACATTAAACTGCCATTCCGAAGACATAATGAGTAAGAATGTATCTAAAAGATAGGATTCTCAATCGTTTTTCATTCCGAAATGACAAAAAAACATAAAAAACGGATTGCTCCGTTGTTTTTTAGAAATAGCTGAATTAGCTTTTTAAGTGCTTGTTAAAAAAAGCAATGGTTCTTTCCCAAGATAAATCAGCAGCAGCTTCATCATATCTAGGTGTTGTATTGTTGTGAAACCCATGATTTACGTCTGGATAAAAATGAGCTTCGTGTTCAATATTATGCTCTTTTAAAATTGTTTCAAAAGCAGGCCAACCCTCATTTACTCTTTTATCTAAACCAGCATATTGTAATAACAAAGGAGCTTTAATTTTTACAGCATCTTCTTTTTGGGGTTGTCTTCCGTAATATGGAACGGCTGCAGCTAAATCAGGTAATCTTACTGCCATCATGTTAGAAATCCAACCTCCAAAGCAAAAACCAACAACTGCTACTTTTCCGTTACAATCTTTGTGAGATTTAAGGTAGTTGTAGCCAGCAATAAAATCTTCTAACATTTCACCTTGGTCCCTCTTTTTTTGCATATCTCTACCGTCATCATCATTACCAGGATATCCTCCCATTGGAGAAAGTGCATCTGGCGCTAAAGTTATAAAGCCTTCTAAGGCTGCTCTTCTGCCAACATCTTTAATATATGGGTTTAATCCACGGTTTTCGTGCACAACTATAATTCCGGGTAATTTACTTTCTCCTTCTTTAGGAATAGAAAGTAAACCTGTCATTTTTTTTCCTCCTTTAGGAGAGGCGTAATTTATCGTTTCAGATTTCAATCGAGGATCATTAGGTTCTACCAATATAGAATCTACATAATTAGGAGAAATAAAGCTTAATAAAGCTGGCAATGTAATTGCACCAACAGCATATAATGATAGTTTTTTTAGAAATTGCTTTCTGTCTATTTTATTATGCGCATAGTCGTC
Proteins encoded in this region:
- a CDS encoding YgiQ family radical SAM protein, whose protein sequence is MQEPKRHQLTDWLPTTNKEVKIRGWEELDVILFSGDAYVDHPSFGPAVIGRILESYGLRVAIVPQPSVNDNLQDFEKLGKPRLFFGVTGGCMDPMVSNYTASKKRRDKDAYTPNGDKGFRPDYATSVYSKILKEKFPDIPVLIGGIEASLRRVTHYDYWSDKLLPGILETSKADMLVYGMGEQPLREIVELLQKGVPFSSLKNIKQTAVYVNEKKEKLPVVNDWDDVTINSHEACLKDKKTFASNFKVIEQESNKLKARRVLQRVGENTLVINPPFPTMTEKEIDGSFDLPFTRLPHPKYNKRGPIPAFEMIKFSINIHRGCFGGCSFCTISAHQGKFIASRSQESVLREIDKVANMPDFKGYLSDIGGPSANMYQMKGKVQSICDKCVAPSCISPVICSNLDTSHKPLTELYQAVDKHPKIKKSFIGSGIRHDMLVPEFNKNADPKELDAYTEEVMTKHVSGRLKVAPEHTSDPVLKLMRKPSFKYFHMFKERFDKINIKKKLNLQLIPYFISSHPASEVEDMANLAAETKDMGFQLEQVQGFTPTPMTVATVIYYSGYHPYTLKPTKTPKTKKEREDQHKFFFWYKKENKDWIKNTLNKVGRQDLLQKLLPENNSWKKNKNAKEVKNTFDDAVPVPFNKRKKKVSRAPKRRR
- a CDS encoding IS256 family transposase, producing MKPEDLLNEDFLKQFKNAPELTSFLEQLHKRGIEKLLEGELDAHLDYDKHKKSKAANLRNGYTKKKLKSVLGETEIQVPRDRDSSFNPLIVKKRESTTEGIENIIISLYAKGMSNSDIEEQIRELYDFNISTSTISRITDKITEDVIAWRNRPLEATYLIVWMDGIVFKVRENSKVINKTIYIAVGLRTDGKKEVLGLWLGKNESSAFWMSVLTDIKARGTQDILITATDNLNGFTDTIKTIFPKSTTQICVVHQIRNSCRYVVWKDKKEFTRDMKQIYTAPTKEAAKAALNDFKTKWDSKYSYAIKSWENNWDELTVFFDFPIEIRTIIYTTNLIENLNGKIRKYTKNKLSFPTDEAVMKSVFLALRESTKKWTMPIRNWGVILNQFLAIFENRIKL
- a CDS encoding adenylyltransferase/cytidyltransferase family protein — encoded protein: MKKKVFVSGCFDMLHSGHIAFFKEASTYGDLYVGIGSDATVSELKGRHTINSEQERIYMINAIKYVKNAFVNSGSGMLDFKEDLEALKPDYFIVNEDGFSPAKEELCNELNIELKNLKRIPDAGLPERSTTSLRTGGNCSLPYRIDLGGTWIDQPYVSKYHPGWAITLSLEPIIEYNERCGMSTSTRNAAKKIWPHYLPLEKPQKLAEILFKFENTPGSTMVSGAQDAIGICMPGLVRHYYSDGYWPTKFESVHDESVLGWLEDHIQMVLLWPREQGLDLLGETYITEENVKSLADASEEVWEAIQNKDLETFSEAFLKSFDAQVKMFPAMVDDKILKEIEKYKEKALAWKLAGAGGAGYLILVSDKPIEGAMKIKVRRKEAL
- a CDS encoding LytR/AlgR family response regulator transcription factor, which encodes MMKLKAVIVEDSRLARNELKELIKAHKEIEILGEAENVDDAFVLINNTKPDLLFLDINMPEKDGFELLEMLDEVPITIFTTAFDEYAIKSFEYNAFDYLLKPINQKRFSKSIEKVIESMNNNETSIIKNENALSLDKQIFIKDGENCWLVKLKDISLFEIVGNYTRVFFDQKKPLIYKYLAQVEEKLPTEVFFRANRQQIININHVKKVVSWFNGKLKIEMNSGEEIEISRRQSYLFKEQLSF
- a CDS encoding sensor histidine kinase, whose product is MFNSLNNIRGLMLEDVHKARNMLTSLSETLRYSLTKSALNSISLEDELEMVENYIEISKIQFENRLHFETHIDPDSLNKQIPPMMIQMLVKNALKHGISNLKQGGSVILSTSIENNQLQIKLTNSGTLQKNVKGTQLGIKNIKNRLKLQYGEAANFKLAEIENHVIATIKIPLV
- a CDS encoding FAD-dependent oxidoreductase translates to MTEVKDKKVYWGVCKNCKGTGKKRKSLPKKVRLHYKKSLEQFEKSNRETTAPVLPKGPLHICVKCKGTGLIEANNFPSVNKENYPDVAIIGGGIGGVALAIACLHRGIPFTLYERDISFNTRSQGYGLTLQQASKAMASLGILNLKEGITSTRHVVHTTEGEIIGEWGIRKWGRSETKSSPKRTNIHIARQSLRLALLEQLGNNNIVKWGHQLLNYKESEDGDIHLNFKVDNNIIEEKADLIVGADGIRSTVRKRLIGDDASPLRYLNCMVVLGICPLNNLKDIESSLLDSATVFQTANGNERIYMMPYDSDSIMWQLSFPISEKEAKDLNTKGAKSLKKEASRRTQWHSPIPQIVSATNEEQISGYPVYDRELLNPKLLEKGTKVTLIGDAAHPMSPFKGQGANQALLDALALARGITKGCKPLSKWKEIGIRKSVLVKFESEMLARSTSKVKSSADAAQLLHSEIVLYKGDGPRGKHRV
- a CDS encoding class I SAM-dependent methyltransferase translates to MKNKTLISKKLDNFYNKASEETRLEKGMGIFEFERIKELIQLHISNPKSRIIDVGGGTGKYSEWLAKNNHTVHLIEPVLKHIKLAENRAKKLKNPFSVAIGEAKKLPFEDNVADLVILHGPLYHLQKREDRIAAILEAKRVVKKGGIILGFAINATASTVVGLMNGMIHANSFFNMCKEELTTGVHDAPKDFPFLLADAFYHKPEGLKAEFLEQNLNFINLFAVEGMIWLDNEYFANMLDKKKSKTLKALQNLTQNDEYLLPFSPHMMIAVKK
- a CDS encoding dienelactone hydrolase family protein, encoding MAALKKEDISQEVFDLYDDYAHNKIDRKQFLKKLSLYAVGAITLPALLSFISPNYVDSILVEPNDPRLKSETINYASPKGGKKMTGLLSIPKEGESKLPGIIVVHENRGLNPYIKDVGRRAALEGFITLAPDALSPMGGYPGNDDDGRDMQKKRDQGEMLEDFIAGYNYLKSHKDCNGKVAVVGFCFGGWISNMMAVRLPDLAAAVPYYGRQPQKEDAVKIKAPLLLQYAGLDKRVNEGWPAFETILKEHNIEHEAHFYPDVNHGFHNNTTPRYDEAAADLSWERTIAFFNKHLKS